From Argopecten irradians isolate NY chromosome 3, Ai_NY, whole genome shotgun sequence:
GGAGTTGTTGTTCACGGATTATAACAATCCATGATTATAAACGGAGTTGTTGTTCATTGATTATAACAATCCATGATTATAAAAGGAGTTGTTTTTATGGATTATAACAATACATGACTATAATAGGAGTTGTTGTTCATGGATTATAACAATCCATGATTACAATAGgatttataatataatttaatgcAAAATTATTTTCGATAATAAAAGGGTGAAATACCAACACATTTGCTTTCTTTGAAATATCTAACTATAAATTaatcatatcataaatatacGTTTATCAAAGAATTCATATGTCCGCTCATTACTAACACTGACAAGCGATTTCGAATTTTGAAGCTGCACTTTTCGGAGTTTCGATCCATGCCAAAGCAGATAAAGCATTGTAAAACGCATTCTTTTGCTCATCAGAACAGGTTTTGTTGTATGTTCTGACATGAACATGACCGAGTCGTTAAGGACCATAAGTGATAAAGGCTGATACAATGATGTTTGTTTTTCGTTATATAGTTATACCCCTGGTGTTTGTACTTTTCATGCATAAAACCCACGAATGAGCAattaatatgttattgttaCATCCAGAAATAATTCCTGTGAAGCTGGTTGAACAGtatgttatatactgtatagcggttatatttcacgtgttatatacagtatagcggttatatttcatgtgttacatactgtatagcggttatatttcacgtgttatatactgtatagcggttatatttcacgtgttatatactgtatagcggttatatttcacgtgttatatactgtatagcggttatatttcacgtgttatatactgtatagcggttatatttcacgtgttatatactgtatagcggttatatttcacgtgttatatactgtatagcggttatatttcatgtgttacatactgtatagcggttatatttcacgtgttatatactgtatagcggttatatttcacgtgttatatactgtatagcggttatatttcacgtgttacatactgtatagcggttatatttcacgtgttatatactgtatagcggttatatttcacgtgttatatactgtatagcggttatatttcacgtgttatatactgtatagcggttatatttcacgtgttatatactgtatagcggttatatttcatgtgttatatactgtatagcggttatatttcatgtgttatatactgtatagcggttatatttcatgtgttatatactgtatagcggttatatttcacgtgttatatactgtatagcggttatatttcacgtgttatatactgtatagcggttatatttcacgtgttatatactgtatagcggttatatttcacgtgttatatactgtatagcggttatatttcatgtgttatatactgtatagcggttatatttcacgtgttatatacagtatagcggttatatttcacgtgttatatacagtatagcggttatatttcacgtgttacatactgtatagcggttatatttcacgtgttatatactgtatagcggttatatttcacgtgttatatactgtatagcggttatatttcacgtgttatatactgtatagcggttatatttcacgtgttatatactgtatagcggttatatttcacgtgttatatactgtatagcggttatatttcacgtgttacatactgtataacggttatatttcatgtgttatatactgtatagcggttatatttcacgtgttatatactgtatagcggttatatttcacgtgttatatactgtatagcggttatatttcacgtgttacatactgtatagcggttatatttcacgtgttatatactgtatagcggtTATATTTCACGTGTTACATACTGTATAGCGGTTAAATTTCAcgtgttatatactgtatatcggttatatttcacgtgttacatactgtatatcggttatatttcacgtgttatatactgtatagcggttatatttcacgtgttatatactgtatagcggttatatttcacgtgttatatactgtatagcggttatatttcacgtgttatatactgtatagcggtTATATTTCACGTGTTATATACTTGTATAGCGGTTACATTTCAcgtgttatatactgtatagcggttatatttcacgtgttacatactgtatagcggttatatttcatgtgtgttacatactgtatagcggttatatttcacgtgttatatactgtatagcggtTAATATTTCAcgtgttatatactgtatagcggttatatttcacgtgttatatactgtatagcggttatatttcacgtgttttatatactgtatagcggttatatttcacgtgttacatactgtatagcggttatatttcacgtgtttatatactgtatagcggttatatttcacgtgttatatactgtatagcggttatatttcacgtgttttatactgtatagcggttattatttcacgtgttatatactgtatagcggttatatttcacgtgttatatactgtatagcggtTAATATTTCAcgtgttatatactgtatagcggttatatttcacgtgttatatactgtatagcggttatatttcacgtgttattactgtatagcggttatatttcacgtgttacatactgtatagcggttatatttcacgtgttattatactgtatagcggttatatttcacgtgttatatactgtatagcggtTATATTTCACGTGTTAAACGTACTATAGCGGTTATATTTCAGCGGTTTATACTGTATAGCGGTTATATTTCACGTGTTATATACTTGTATAGCGGTTATATTTCAGTGTTACATACTGTATAGCGGTTATATTTCACGTGTTACATACTGTATAGCGGTTATATTTCACGTGTTACATACTGTATAGCGGTTATATTTCAcgtgttatatactgtatagcggttatatttttcatgtgttatatactgtatagcggttatatttcatgtgttatatactgtatagcggttatatttcacgtgttatattactgtatagcggttatatttcacgtgtttatatactgtatagcggttatatttcacgtgttattacatactgtatagcggttatatttcatgtgttatatacttgtatagcggttatattttcgtgttatatactgtatagcggttatatttcacgtgttatatacttgtatagcggttatatttcacgtgttatatactgtatagcggttatatttcacgtgtctatatactgtatagcggttatatttcacgtgtttatatactgtatacggTTATATAATCACGTGTTTATATATTCACGTGTTAACATATTCAcgtgttatatatactgtatagcggtTACTATTTCACGtgttatattactgtatagcGGTTATATTTTACGTGTTACATTACTGATAAAGTGTTATATACTTCAAGTGGTTATATTATACTAAAATTTCATGGCCTACTGtggttcataatatttaacacGACTTGTATGCGTGTAATCATCACAAATGTTATACTGCAATATATAGATTACCATAAACCGTGGGGTTagaatattattatatattacattcaCGTGTTATATGACATACGACAGTTCACTCTTAACAAATTAAAGCACCGTCCGTCACTGGACAAGCTTCAAATCCTATTGAAGATCATGACATATATACACGTACGTAACGTTGTACTCCGGTttgatgtcttattgtcttttTAACAATATCTAGACCTGCATGCCAGCCTGGTCATGATCTAATACATTCGCCTTGTCCGTCTATAATGCGATAAACGGTCGTACATGACGTGGCTTGTTATCGAGATAATTATAAAGCATAGCTTTCGAAATTGAACGTGACCCTTTGTGGACGTCAATATAGTAAAAGAACTGTTACGCGTATGAATATCCTAGGGATTGGTTTTCGTACAAAACTAGACAATAACAGCGAGGgtttcctaaagccgtgcaataatAACATCTCGAACGTgcatataacgtttccatgggaGCGTGCAATATTAATTTCGaacgtgcaatataacaaggttttagtGAAACGGTCgggtgtaatagttgaaaatacgGTTATATtacttcatatatagattggtgtaaacaaagtATGTAATCATCTACTTGTATAGCGGTTGTATTTCATGTGtcatatactgtatagttggttGATATTTCATGTGTTACATACTGTATCGCGGTTATATTTCACGTGTTATATACTTGTATAGCGGTTGTATTTCATGTGTCATATACTGGTATAGCGGTTATATTTCAtgtgttatatactgtatagcggtTATATTTCATGTGTTACATACTGTATAGCGGTTATATTTTCAcgtgttatatactgtatagcggtTATATTTCATGTGTTATATACTGTCTTATAGCGGATATATTTCATGTGTTATATACTGTTTAGCGGGTTATATTTCATGTGTTACATACTGTTGTATAGCGGTTATATTTCAcgtgttatatactgtatagcggtTATATTTCACGTGTTACATACTGTATAACGGTTATATATCAcgtgttatatactgtatagcggttatatttcacgtgttatatactgtattaGCGGTTATATTTCACGAGTTACATTACTGTATAGCGGTTATATTTCACGTGTTTACTATACTGTATAGCGGTTATATTTCAcgtgttatatacaggtatagCGGTTATATTTCACGTTTTATATACGTATGCGGTTGTACACGTGTTACATACTGTGTAGCGGTTGTATTTCATGTGTTACATACTGTATAGCGGTTAGATTTCACGTGTTATATACAGTGTAGCGGTTATATTTCAcgtgtttatatacagtatagccGTTATATTTCACGTGTTATATTGTATAGCGGTTATATTTCACGTGTTACATACTGTATAGCGGTTATATTTCACGTGTTATATACTGAATAGCGGTTATATTTCAcgtgttatatactgtatagcggttatatttcacgtgttatatactgtatagcggttatatttcacgtgtaatatacagtatagcggttatatttcacgtgttatatacagtatagcggttatatttcacgtgttatatattgtatagcGGTTACATTTCACGCGTTTGTTTCTTAAATCATATTGGCTAGGTTTCATCTGTACTGTACCGCGGACAAAACTTATTCGGCGAACCCGTGGACAATCGAACGCAGTGTTTACATTGATTGATCCAGAATTTACGGGAAATGCTCTATATTGATAAACACATATACAACATTATTCTTAAATATTACCATGGTATTTTATGAATGCATTTTGAAAATAGGTgctgttttttatttttttttatttcatgtttcgACTGCAGTGAGGAATTCCCTAAAATGCGTGTTTTTTGTGAAAAGGATATTCCCCTTGGAAGTAGTTCCGGCTAGTATGGtgatatttaagcattggttgtcatatttctgacatgcattggtgtgtaacatacatatgGTGTTCTAGAATAGCCAATGGTGCGCGTTCGcgcaccatgatagatatgctagaacatccaatgtatgttacacaccaatgcatttCAAAAATAcgacaaccaatgcttatatttcatgtatataatCATTCCcgttataaaaagaaaaaagggtgaaaaataaagtatgaaaataaaagttatacgtctgttaattgaaaaatatcatttgatggAACAGCCACAAAAAtgcatcaatgcttataattaaatttttagactatttgatagccatatttatcccataacaatacatgtttcataatggaaaaaccatgtgataaattccatagtagttggttatcatttatgtttacacactccagtgtgtaaacacctacggcgcctctgattggtcaattccaagatctcttgattccgattggctctcaactAAGGGCTACTTTTCTTTACTTATAAGtaagttccccaacgcgtgtctgtactctcgttagttaatttttcaaatttttaaaagacactcgctaaagctcgtgtcttttaaaaagttgaaaattaactaacgagagatTGATAAAcaagataaacaacagtcacttgttggggaacctctataaAAGACGTTtcaattccattgatttttcaagTAATTCTTTTTCCAAATCAGTACACAACGTCAATGTATCTATAATGACTGACGTCACGATTATGTCAATTTTGCGCGCCTTTCTCCGATTTTTTTGAtagtgtttaaaaaaaatatctgtcaataagaaagccagatttagtatgaaaaaacaaagaaaaataattataaatgggTACTTTCCTTTGTTTACTTACTTGTTGAGGAAGGGCACAGAGAATACACTGCCGTCACTTTGTCTGTAGTATCAGCGACAAACAGACGACCTGGGTACGGACAACCGTTTATTGCAGTGAACCACGAATACCCAGTACCATAGTAAAGGCATAGCCCGGTCGATAGGTTTTCGGTGTAGGGTGCCACACAAGTCATAGTACCTATTATACATAACGtattatataatcatttacATACAGGTAGAACTACATGAATAGTGCAAGTAATTTACTTCTATTATATTTTCAAACAGTCTCATACAGTATCACAAgctttatacatttattttctatctatctatatactTAATAATACCACGTTGCTTATATATCAAAatctaaaatgtttttgaaagaagacaagtacatgtaattgtgtGAACATAACACGAGTTGTTTCCCTTGTTACCTGCTGTTGTGGCGGTAGGTGTAgtagttgtaggtgtagtagtagtggtggttgttgttgttgttgttgttgttgttgttgttgtcgttTCTATCTCGGGAACCGGCTCTACAATTcaatattgacatcaatgtcaGTTTTTCTTTGAGCCACCATTACATGGTGTAGAATGGCTCTTTAGTTCTTTTGAGAAAACGATAATGTGTGAAAGCAACCGACAGATACCAAACTTCATAAAACTAAATTAACACTTTCAcataaagaaaacatttgaaaaaaaaagataaaaataaaaaacgatTTAAGAAATTCACGCTATATTCATTCATTATACACTATTCAGATAACCAATGGCTGCAGATATGATTTACAACAAATTACGACACTTGTTGAAATAAACCCATTATTAAAACTACCCGTTTTACTTTGTTTTAACCAGAAAAAGAACAGTTATATATGCTTTAAAGACTTCCAGGAATattacttttctttttcttgATGAATCGCCTGGATAGTGTTTAATTGTCTTTTTAGTATTATTTTCGTAAGGcgtattattttatttcttttaaaacagGTCAAATCAAGGGATCACGTTTGAAACAGGTCAAACCGATTTCATATTGTTATCATGTTCTTAAGAAGAGCCTGTTTTATTACAGCTCGAGGATTATGTATTTCGAGCATCACGTGTTGATTATACCACACTACAAGAAAaattattatcatgtataaatattttgcGATACGACACACCATCTGCTATTATCTTATATAATGTTATGATAGTCGGTACACGTCGATGCGCAAGTGGGGTGGTGCTCACCTATACATATGACGTTTCCATTGCTCAACTCTACGCATGTATAATATTCCTGGCATGTTGTCTTTTGACAGTTTCCTGGCTGTTAAAAAGAAGATTGCCATGATTTTAGACATTTTCTAAGCGATAAAAATCACAGGTTATTCATTAGTAATAAATTAATGCAAATCTGGTCATATTGATAAAACTCAACATATGACCTCGTGCTAGGccgagtcaaataggctaactAATGATAATCGAGCAAACGGCGCCCAACCATGCTTTAAAAATACTAACTGGAGGTGTCGGGACTGAAGTGTCATTCATATCCTTGAATACGTTGCCATTTTTGTCTGTCAGTGAGGTTGCCGTTTGAGTTGTTTCGGTGTTGAGTTCACAGTCATGATGCCGCAGGTCATAGTTGATACTCTGGCATTCCCGTGATACCATACACAGGGAAATACATTGCTGGTAACCGAACGGACTCAAAGTCGTGAAACCGGAACCGGAAAGGTATTTATTGCTGAAAGTACCCGTTCTCACATCCTCACAGTGTTCCGCAACGTAAACAACTGCAAtgggaaatattattgaaatcgGTTTTATTCTCTGCTTAAATGTACATTGTGCTCAAAATGCATTATAATATGAATGGAGTTTGGAAATTAATTATATCTCGCTCCATTGTTTAGTTTCCATTTTTGCTCCATTGTTTAGTTTCCATTTTTGATAGCAGTAAACCAAAATTTCCATTTATTTCTATGTTTAAAGTATTAAGCCTAAAATCATAATATCATGACAGATCTCGACTTATAACGTATTTACCAATTGTGTTCGACGACTTATTCTATATTTCTGAATGACGTGCTATCCAATAATCGAAAAGGTTTGACTTCATTAGGGAgcaaattgaaaattgaaacatATTCTTTaccacatattttgtaaatatgacaTCAAACATGAGGCTAATGAATAGCATATATATACGAAACAATTTAAggacatatcaaattattgaacacATTTGATGAAATTCATTTTAGGACCAATATAGTTAGAACCATTATCTTTAATACCTTCATCATTTGGGCCAAACGTTACTCATTTAAAACTTTGAGTGTAGTTAGGAAtcatacatttttatgtatatcggatatatttgtttattgggCGTACATGTGATATGCAAAAAAATAGTAACTGAATAGTTCGCTAAACTGATTGAAATATGTGAATAAGAAAAATAAGCATTTACAAGTTCCGACATTTTCATGAGAGTAACATTTTTTGACAGAAGTAaacttttgtttaaaattgtcttCAAAAATGTCTACTGACGTAAGGTTATGATATACTCCTACACGTAATAGATTGAATTTACCTGAATGATTCCTACTCAAAATTCAAATACACACGTTTAGGAGATTGAGTCATCAAAAAGGTAAAGGACGTGTCATCTGCAAATTGATCAGTCAAGTATATTCTGAGTTATTTGCTTTAATACAAATTCTGTATGGattcattttattaaatttcaacTCTTATGATGTAACTTTATGGACTAATTTGGTCGCCTTGTCTTAATTTATGGCATATATTAAAATATCGAACAATGCCCATTATTCAATACACAGgatgaattattattataaaaggtttttttaaaaGATAGGTTTTATAAAAGATGGACCAAAGCCTTAAAAGTTAAGGGgttatcaaactttttttccCCTCAAAATCATAATAAGTATTTCGCTTGCGATTTGCGGACAGCAATAGTCGCGAATGTTTCAACTACAAGAACAATCAACTCTAAAGCGCGAAATCAGATCACCGTGAAAAAGTCGTTAGGCAACGAAACGCGGAATTAAATCTCCATGAATGTAAGTTGAACTCCATTAGATAGAACTGTAGGGTACACAGACTTTTTCATATTCAACGTGAAACTAATGACAAATTTGTATATTACACATGTACGGCACCGTTGGAACTCGGTCCACAACACGTATCCTGAGTTATTGTAAGATCACTTATATACAGATATCTCTGTAAGCACCTGGGCGAAAATGCGATAAAAAGAAAATGACACACACAGGTCAAATCCTAACCAGATTGGTCTTGTAACCTATGAAACACATCAATACAGCAGCCTGTTGGTCACTACACTGCTATTTTGGGTTGACGACAAGAAATACAACATATCAATGTTTTCGATGCTGGTAAATCTTATAACATATTATCAACAAAGCACCAACGAAATATTTAATAAACCTATGGTCACTTAATGTATAAATCCTAAATAAATAGTATGACGCAgagattatttttaaaatacaaaccAGTAGTTAGTCTCCACAGAACAATAAATATCCTTGGTATACGTCTGATCTCCATCATAGCCTCCTTCGCTAAAGACGGGATTGGATATAAATCTAGGATCCCACGAAGAAAGTGAAAAGAGGACAATTAAGTCTCCAAAGACATCACACCACTCTCTTATACAAAGGTAGTCCGTTTTACCCTTGTGAGTAATATGCGTGCTATACTGATGCGGATGGTGTTTCTAGCCAACAAATACTCGTCGTCGCTCTCTATATTCTCTGGTTATTGATCTCTCCTCAAGTCCTTTTATCTAAATAACAAGTGTTTATTCTCATCTTAGTTGTGTGTACTTCTCGATATAATGTTCTTCCTCTTATGAAATTTTGTCGTGAACAAAAATATCGTTTATATTCATCGTTGAACTGGCAGGAAATCAAGCTTATACAATACACAATTGTGTTATAACAAGTATGTTAATAACGTGATTTtggaaaatattgatttttagtCTCCTCAAAATTAAAACATCCATTACGAATTATTAACCTCCAGGCATCTGGGCAATATAAAGAATGTGTTTGTGAAAACTACATTTCTATTTGTCAGTCTTTGTGCGCCAAAACAAAACACTCGAGCAACCTTTAAAACATCCAAGCGTATTTTCTTATGTGCTGCCTTGTTCGTATagatatgttaatatttttacgTAAGAAAATGTACACATATATCATTGTATTTCGTTTTATATTCGAAACTGGGGTAGTCTCTCATgactaaatattaaaaaaatcgcAGCCGTGACCCAATGTACTGACGGCCATACTAGAACGGTTACACTATCCACACACATCAGTGctattgttttataatgattGTTTATCAAAACTCTTCagatataaagatatatttgtCATGAGTTATATATTTAGGATATTCAGTCAGCAGTCGAAAAAATGAAAGGTTGCCATACTTttgtataaaaagaaataaataaataaaaggtatattttacattatatctGTCGATGTCTCTGCAGTTTATTAGGTAACTCCTATATAAAAGACTcttaatgaaacaaaatgataaaagtaCATTTTCAAAGATTTGTAATCTTTTCTTCGGCATTATATTTTGTCTGAGTTGCGGTTCCTTCAACTTTTTTTGCGTATAACGCTTTTTTAAAGATCATATTAATGAACTCTATTAAAGTATATCCTATAGAAACGATCTAGTGGCTTAATATATTGTTCTGGTTAATATCGCCAAAAGTATAAGTGATTGATAATGGATATATCTATAAGATACATTTCACTGTAATGTATGTCATAAAATTGTacagatataaatgtattaattactGTCATCTGAAAGTCCAACCATACGCCAATATGACGAATAGAG
This genomic window contains:
- the LOC138317159 gene encoding mucin-2-like — its product is MHRFDPEIGKKNCIVYVAEHCEDVRTGTFSNKYLSGSGFTTLSPFGYQQCISLCMVSRECQSINYDLRHHDCELNTETTQTATSLTDKNGNVFKDMNDTSVPTPPPGNCQKTTCQEYYTCVELSNGNVICIEPVPEIETTTTTTTTTTTTTTTTTTPTTTTPTATTAGTMTCVAPYTENLSTGLCLYYGTGYSWFTAINGCPYPGRLFVADTTDKVTAVYSLCPSSTNCWLGAEYTNGDFYWSTGDVVTGEQRGTGDCLRAKDNVLKGGTCSTAVSYICEQVPT